The following coding sequences lie in one Micromonospora sp. R77 genomic window:
- a CDS encoding alpha-ketoacid dehydrogenase subunit beta translates to MATMTMAKALNAALADAMLDDDRVLVFGEDVGQLGGVFRITDGLQARFGDKRCFDTPLAEAGIVGFAVGLAMSGLRPVVEMQFDAFAYPAFEQIASHVAKLRNRTRGALGVPMVIRVPYAGGIGGVEHHCDSSEAYYAHTPGLKVVTPATVEDAYSLLREAIDDPDPVVFMEPKKLYFASAEAELPARTAPFGRAVVRRAGTDATLVAYGPAVPVALEAAEAAREEGWDLEVVDVRTIVPFDDATIASSVRKTGRCVVISEAQGFAGVGAEIAARVQERCFHALHAPVLRVSGLDIPYPAPMLEHTHLPSVDRVLDTVARLQWDDQPDTRWVAA, encoded by the coding sequence CGATGCTCGACGACGACCGGGTGCTCGTCTTCGGCGAGGACGTCGGGCAGCTCGGCGGCGTCTTCCGGATCACCGACGGCCTCCAGGCCCGCTTCGGTGACAAGCGCTGCTTCGACACCCCGCTCGCCGAGGCCGGCATCGTCGGCTTCGCCGTCGGACTGGCCATGTCCGGGCTGCGCCCGGTGGTGGAGATGCAGTTCGACGCGTTCGCGTACCCGGCGTTCGAGCAGATCGCCTCGCACGTGGCGAAGCTGCGCAACCGCACCCGCGGCGCGCTCGGCGTGCCGATGGTCATCCGGGTGCCCTACGCCGGCGGCATCGGCGGGGTCGAGCACCACTGCGACTCGTCCGAGGCGTACTACGCGCACACCCCGGGGCTGAAGGTGGTCACCCCGGCGACCGTCGAGGACGCGTACTCGCTGCTGCGGGAGGCGATCGACGATCCCGACCCGGTCGTCTTCATGGAGCCGAAGAAGCTCTACTTCGCCAGCGCCGAGGCGGAGCTGCCGGCGCGGACCGCGCCGTTCGGGCGGGCCGTCGTGCGCCGGGCCGGCACCGACGCCACCCTGGTCGCGTACGGGCCGGCGGTGCCGGTCGCGCTGGAGGCCGCCGAGGCCGCCCGCGAGGAGGGCTGGGACCTGGAGGTGGTGGACGTCCGGACCATCGTGCCGTTCGACGACGCCACCATCGCCTCGTCGGTCCGCAAGACCGGCCGGTGTGTGGTGATCTCCGAGGCGCAGGGCTTCGCCGGGGTCGGCGCGGAGATCGCCGCCCGGGTGCAGGAACGCTGCTTCCACGCGCTGCACGCCCCGGTGCTGCGGGTCTCCGGCCTCGACATCCCCTACCCGGCGCCGATGCTGGAGCACACCCACCTGCCGTCGGTGGACCGGGTGCTGGACACCGTGGCCCGGCTCCAGTGGGACGACCAGCCCGACACCCGGTGGGTGGCGGCATGA